From the genome of Bacteroidia bacterium, one region includes:
- the alaS gene encoding alanine--tRNA ligase, protein MKSAHQIRQEFLDFFRSKQHEIVPSAPMVIKGDPTLLFTNSGMNQFKEWFLGYTVPKYRRVANTQKCLRASGKHNDLEDVGVDTYHHTMFEMLGNWSFGDYFKKEAIAWAWELLTEVWKFPKDRLYVTYFNGDTAENLEPDLETKEIWKEYISEDRIKPASKKDNFWEMGATGPCGPCTEIHVDIRTEEERKQVDGYTLVNSDNPKVIEIWNLVFMQFERKADGSLVPLPAKHVDTGMGFERLCAVLNAIETNYTQTSNYDTPVFKPIIQKIEEVTHQIYTGQIENKKDIAIRVLADHIRTIAFAIADGQLPSNTGAGYVIRRILRRAVRYYYSFLQRKEPTLYLLVATLAEQMKPIFPEIEAQKSLIIKVIQEEERAFLRTLERGIQLFESYHPQENTIDGEFAFELYDTYGFPLDLTQLLAREKGLTVDTEGFERAMQVQKERSREATKITAGDWVVLKDIQQVEHLIYEPDFKNSDKITEAPTECHTFIAKYRTVNVKNKVQYQVVLQKTPFYAEAGGQIGDTGTLTSVHETIHVLDTFKENNLIVHSVDRLPEKPHLEFHAQVDVQRRKRIMANHTATHLLNAALRHVLGNHVEQKGSYVGDTHLRFDFSHFSKLTEEELHAVEQLVNEKIKQGIEQETRWYPIEQAKKLGAQMVFGEKYGETVRVVTFDPKFSMEFCGGLHVLNTQEIRLFKLISEGSITAGVRRIEAVTGDYAVELLQNYQKTLQTLQEQLKTKDILKAVAQLMERNKELEQKLAQAQQFKVRVLVEYLSTQIIQKDGMHYLFAQVEVDTTEMMRQICFDLKHKFKSVYIVLTANIENKPQIAVMLSDDVVAGGKNAVEIVRELAKEIQGGGGGQPFFATAGGKNAQGLKDVLFKAKKVLS, encoded by the coding sequence ATGAAATCTGCACATCAAATAAGACAAGAATTTTTAGATTTTTTTAGAAGCAAGCAGCACGAGATTGTTCCCTCAGCACCTATGGTTATCAAAGGCGATCCGACACTTTTATTTACTAATTCAGGTATGAATCAGTTTAAGGAGTGGTTTTTAGGTTATACCGTACCTAAGTACCGTCGGGTAGCAAATACTCAAAAATGCTTACGCGCCAGCGGTAAGCACAACGATCTTGAGGACGTAGGTGTAGACACTTACCACCATACTATGTTTGAAATGCTCGGTAATTGGAGCTTCGGAGATTATTTCAAAAAAGAAGCTATTGCTTGGGCGTGGGAGCTACTTACAGAGGTGTGGAAATTTCCAAAAGACCGTTTGTACGTAACCTATTTTAACGGCGACACTGCCGAAAACCTTGAACCTGACTTAGAAACCAAAGAAATTTGGAAAGAATATATCAGCGAAGATAGGATTAAACCTGCTTCTAAAAAAGATAATTTTTGGGAAATGGGCGCTACAGGTCCTTGTGGTCCCTGCACAGAAATTCACGTAGATATTCGCACCGAAGAAGAACGCAAACAAGTTGATGGCTACACATTAGTCAATAGCGATAATCCGAAAGTGATAGAAATATGGAACCTCGTTTTTATGCAGTTTGAACGCAAAGCCGATGGCTCACTAGTCCCCCTACCCGCTAAGCATGTGGATACAGGAATGGGATTTGAGCGCCTTTGTGCTGTTCTCAATGCGATTGAAACCAACTACACTCAAACCTCTAACTACGATACACCTGTGTTTAAGCCAATTATCCAAAAAATAGAAGAGGTTACGCATCAAATATACACAGGACAAATAGAAAATAAAAAAGATATAGCCATACGAGTACTAGCAGACCACATTCGTACTATTGCTTTTGCTATTGCAGATGGGCAATTACCTTCAAATACAGGTGCGGGGTATGTAATACGCCGAATTTTGCGCAGAGCAGTACGATACTACTACTCATTTTTACAACGAAAAGAACCTACTTTGTATCTTTTAGTAGCCACATTAGCCGAGCAAATGAAACCTATATTTCCTGAAATAGAAGCTCAAAAAAGTTTGATTATCAAGGTTATACAAGAAGAAGAAAGAGCTTTTTTACGAACATTAGAAAGAGGTATTCAGCTTTTTGAAAGTTATCATCCGCAAGAAAATACGATTGACGGCGAATTTGCTTTTGAATTGTATGATACGTACGGCTTTCCATTAGACTTGACTCAGCTTTTAGCTCGCGAAAAAGGTTTAACAGTAGATACAGAAGGTTTTGAAAGAGCAATGCAAGTTCAAAAAGAACGCTCCCGCGAAGCCACTAAAATCACCGCAGGAGATTGGGTTGTTCTCAAAGACATTCAACAAGTAGAACACTTAATCTATGAACCAGACTTCAAAAATTCCGATAAAATTACTGAAGCCCCTACCGAGTGCCATACCTTTATAGCAAAATATCGTACGGTAAATGTTAAAAATAAAGTACAATATCAAGTAGTACTACAAAAAACGCCCTTCTATGCCGAAGCAGGTGGACAAATAGGAGATACAGGGACCTTAACTTCTGTCCACGAAACTATACACGTTTTAGATACCTTCAAAGAAAATAACTTGATTGTACACAGTGTAGATAGATTACCTGAAAAACCTCATTTAGAATTCCATGCCCAAGTAGATGTACAACGTAGAAAACGAATTATGGCTAATCATACAGCTACACACTTGCTCAACGCTGCACTGCGGCATGTTTTAGGTAACCACGTAGAACAAAAAGGTTCTTATGTAGGAGATACACACCTTCGGTTTGATTTCTCTCATTTTAGTAAGCTTACCGAAGAAGAATTACACGCTGTTGAGCAATTAGTGAATGAAAAAATAAAACAAGGTATAGAACAAGAGACTCGCTGGTACCCAATAGAGCAAGCTAAAAAACTTGGTGCACAAATGGTTTTTGGCGAAAAGTACGGAGAAACTGTGCGTGTCGTAACTTTTGATCCGAAATTTAGTATGGAATTCTGTGGTGGACTACACGTGCTTAACACACAGGAAATACGCTTGTTTAAGCTGATTAGCGAAGGTTCTATCACTGCGGGCGTGCGAAGAATAGAAGCAGTTACAGGTGATTATGCTGTTGAACTTTTACAAAACTATCAAAAAACTCTACAAACTTTGCAGGAACAACTCAAAACCAAAGATATACTTAAAGCAGTAGCACAATTGATGGAGCGAAACAAAGAATTAGAGCAAAAATTGGCACAGGCACAGCAATTCAAAGTCCGTGTATTAGTTGAATATCTCTCTACACAAATTATTCAAAAAGATGGAATGCACTATCTTTTTGCACAGGTAGAGGTAGATACCACAGAAATGATGCGCCAGATTTGCTTTGACCTAAAACATAAATTTAAGAGTGTGTATATTGTACTTACAGCGAATATTGAGAATAAACCCCAAATTGCGGTTATGTTATCTGATGATGTGGTAGCAGGGGGAAAAAATGCAGTTGAGATAGTGAGAGAGCTTGCAAAAGAAATTCAAGGTGGAGGGGGAGGACAACCTTTCTTTGCTACTGCGGGTGGTAAAAATGCACAGGGGCTTAAAGACGTACTGTTTAAAGCTAAAAAGGTACTTTCATAA
- a CDS encoding N-6 DNA methylase yields the protein MASLTRKYDDKKLLGKVYTPDFIVEKILNEVGVNNPACLGKKILDPACGDGRFLMAVAQRIIQYSPKEKVKDNLAFIEGWDVDSQAVQKCIEKLNNLIQPLGIEVKWNIHVKNAFRVITDYGMPKFDFIIGNPPYIRIQHLDKQERAFIQHYFKFCKSGSTDSYIAFYELCYYLLNENGICGLITPNTFLYSETAKYMRNYFAAHQNIFKIINYRHLQVFDNATTYSAIVVFGKKSLSHLIYQQAKHLDEFEERTIPYTEIVNQKVWSLSTQPVQQENGVKLKEICDIHVGITTLCDKAYIFSIEDIPNDSNYVIANTRLKGKIKIEKSILKPIIKASKVKQDSQEIKEFILFPYKKVNGKHRIISEEELKQNYPLAYAYLLSVKNELDKRDNGKPNPVAWYAFGRSQGLDTSFGKKILFSPMNIKPNFVYVQHEEATFYSGYCIKLKEGDNYHFLLEQLNSERLLNFIAISARDFRNGWKGYNKKIIEEFVVRWEKS from the coding sequence ATGGCTTCCCTGACTAGAAAATACGATGATAAAAAATTACTAGGAAAAGTGTACACACCTGACTTTATTGTGGAAAAAATACTTAATGAAGTAGGAGTAAATAATCCTGCTTGTTTAGGTAAAAAAATTTTAGATCCTGCATGCGGTGATGGGCGTTTTTTAATGGCAGTAGCTCAAAGAATTATTCAATACTCACCCAAAGAAAAGGTCAAGGATAATTTGGCGTTTATTGAAGGCTGGGATGTGGATAGCCAAGCAGTTCAAAAGTGTATTGAAAAATTAAATAATCTTATTCAACCTCTGGGAATAGAAGTTAAGTGGAATATTCATGTTAAAAATGCATTTAGGGTCATTACTGACTATGGAATGCCGAAATTTGACTTTATTATAGGCAATCCGCCGTATATCCGAATACAACATTTAGACAAACAAGAGCGTGCTTTTATTCAACATTATTTTAAATTTTGTAAAAGTGGCTCAACAGATAGCTATATTGCTTTTTATGAGCTTTGCTACTATTTACTAAATGAAAACGGTATTTGTGGACTAATCACACCTAATACTTTTTTGTATAGCGAAACCGCTAAATACATGCGTAACTACTTTGCTGCTCACCAGAACATTTTTAAAATTATCAACTATCGACATTTACAGGTTTTTGATAATGCCACTACATACAGTGCAATTGTGGTATTTGGTAAAAAATCTTTGTCCCACCTGATATATCAACAAGCTAAACATTTAGATGAATTTGAAGAGCGGACTATTCCTTACACTGAAATTGTCAATCAAAAAGTATGGTCACTTTCTACTCAGCCTGTGCAGCAAGAAAATGGAGTAAAATTGAAAGAGATTTGCGATATTCACGTAGGAATTACCACTCTCTGCGACAAAGCTTATATCTTTTCTATTGAAGACATACCTAATGATTCTAATTATGTTATAGCAAATACTCGTCTGAAAGGTAAGATAAAAATAGAGAAATCTATACTCAAACCTATTATCAAAGCTTCTAAAGTTAAGCAGGACAGCCAAGAGATAAAAGAATTTATCTTATTTCCATACAAGAAAGTAAATGGTAAGCATAGAATTATAAGTGAAGAGGAGTTAAAACAGAACTATCCTTTGGCTTATGCATACCTTTTAAGTGTAAAAAACGAACTAGACAAGCGCGATAATGGAAAACCTAATCCTGTAGCTTGGTATGCTTTTGGACGCAGTCAAGGTTTGGATACTAGTTTTGGTAAAAAAATTTTGTTTTCACCCATGAACATAAAACCGAATTTTGTTTACGTACAGCATGAGGAAGCAACTTTCTACTCGGGGTACTGTATTAAACTCAAGGAGGGTGATAATTATCACTTTTTACTTGAACAGCTTAATTCAGAGCGGTTACTTAATTTTATTGCAATTTCTGCTCGCGATTTTAGAAATGGTTGGAAAGGATACAATAAAAAAATTATAGAAGAGTTTGTAGTCCGTTGGGAAAAATCATAA
- a CDS encoding OsmC family protein, with translation MKRHASAVWNGTLKEGKGTISTPTTVLNNTQYSFTSRFEEGIGTNPEELVAAAHAGCFSMALAARITNAGITPESVETKATLDMKNDGGWSVVGVHLETTVKAQGLTNEKLQELAENARANCIISKLLNVPITLEAKLV, from the coding sequence ATGAAAAGACATGCTTCAGCCGTTTGGAACGGCACATTAAAAGAGGGCAAAGGAACCATTTCTACACCTACCACTGTATTGAATAATACGCAATATTCCTTTACCTCTCGGTTTGAGGAAGGTATTGGAACTAACCCCGAAGAGCTAGTAGCCGCAGCACACGCAGGATGTTTCAGCATGGCACTAGCCGCCCGAATTACTAACGCAGGTATTACTCCCGAAAGCGTGGAAACCAAAGCCACTTTGGACATGAAAAACGACGGCGGTTGGTCTGTAGTGGGAGTGCACTTGGAAACTACGGTAAAAGCCCAAGGCTTGACTAACGAAAAACTTCAAGAACTTGCTGAAAACGCCCGTGCAAACTGTATTATCTCTAAGTTACTCAACGTGCCTATTACCCTAGAAGCAAAATTAGTGTAA